A single genomic interval of Chloracidobacterium validum harbors:
- a CDS encoding B12-binding domain-containing protein, whose product MPRPKRATEPTLSQSQTYSTAEVAKMWAVSESSVKRWSDSGLLSCVRTPGGHRRFTLQALLDFQRAGGLLQNADGAGRSQATAGLTQLAQALAGRDWPALQTLYYDAAVSGDEAAGVALLEQAYQSGISTIELSERILTPVLHLIGERWRRGELNIWEEHLASQVTLAATEHLHRQLPRAPSHGRLALCGCPEGDLHQIALHLVVEVLETEGWRVLSLGPNTPLFSFTDAVQRFSPQLVCISATIVHDLERLRRDYGHFYRVARQHAARIVIGGAAFADPQVHDIFTHDFHALGLADFLEYIRREFPPSDVSAI is encoded by the coding sequence GTGCCTCGTCCAAAACGCGCTACTGAGCCGACCTTGAGTCAGAGCCAGACGTACTCCACCGCAGAGGTCGCCAAGATGTGGGCGGTCAGCGAGTCGTCGGTCAAACGGTGGAGCGACAGTGGGCTACTGTCTTGTGTGCGCACCCCTGGCGGCCACCGGCGCTTTACCCTGCAAGCCCTGCTCGACTTCCAACGAGCCGGCGGACTGCTCCAGAACGCGGACGGCGCAGGTCGGAGTCAAGCGACGGCCGGACTGACCCAGCTCGCGCAAGCCCTGGCCGGACGCGATTGGCCGGCATTGCAGACCCTCTACTATGACGCGGCGGTATCCGGGGACGAAGCCGCCGGGGTGGCGTTGTTGGAGCAGGCTTACCAGAGCGGGATTTCCACCATCGAGCTAAGCGAGCGCATCCTGACGCCGGTCTTGCACCTGATTGGGGAGCGTTGGCGGCGTGGCGAACTCAACATCTGGGAAGAACACTTGGCTTCGCAAGTGACCCTTGCCGCCACCGAACATTTACACCGGCAGTTACCACGCGCCCCCAGTCACGGGAGACTGGCGCTGTGCGGGTGTCCAGAGGGCGATTTGCACCAAATCGCCCTGCACTTGGTGGTTGAAGTGCTTGAGACCGAGGGCTGGCGCGTCCTCTCGCTTGGCCCGAACACACCGTTGTTTTCTTTTACCGATGCCGTACAGCGGTTTTCGCCCCAACTGGTCTGTATTTCAGCGACCATCGTTCACGACTTGGAGCGGCTGCGTCGCGACTACGGGCATTTTTACCGTGTGGCGCGCCAGCATGCGGCACGTATCGTTATTGGCGGCGCGGCCTTTGCCGACCCCCAGGTTCACGACATTTTTACCCACGACTTTCACGCTCTGGGGTTAGCGGACTTTCTTGAGTATATTCGGCGCGAGTTTCCGCCATCTGATGTTTCCGC